The genomic window aaataaataaaaaacaaatcttaaaaaagtatcaTATGGCAGGGAGAGTGTTTGCCACagcacttgggatacctgcatctcttatcagagtacctgggtttgagagCCAGAGTCTGCCTCTGATTTCAGCCTGTTGCGAATGTGCAcccaggaggcagtaggtgacgtCTCatgcacttgggttcctgccattcatgtggttGACCCAGATTGATtcctgaactcctggcttcatcgtagcctacctccagctgttgtgagtatttgaggGGCagacctgtggatggaagatgctttctgcctttcaaataaacaattttaaaattaagtatcaGATATGAGAATAGTCTGGATGATATCTAAGTCCCTTTTCTTTTGGAAGATTCTATGATATAACCCAGAAAAAAAGATAACTGCAGCTATAATTATTGAACAAATACTAGGTCAAAGGCACTGGATCCAATTCCTCACTTACATTATTTCTAATGCTTGTAAAAACCTTAATTTGGTAGACATCAGCATGCCTACTTTATCAGTTTAGAAAAAGTAATTGAGCCTCATGCAAGACAACTAATTAACCAGGGTGCCAAGAATTTCCAAGTGATTAAGGCAGTGTCTATTGCCCACTTTCTAGTAAGTCTCTGACATGTGACTGAAATAGTCTTTTATGGCAGTCTCACAAATTCATTGTCATATTCATAAAGACTTAGCAAGGTATATAATAGTTGAATATCTAACACTTGTGTTCTTGAAACAATGTGACCTATTAGAAAAAGCACAGATTTTCAAATCAGTTCCTAGTTTGTGATCATGGCGAAAATGacacaatttttcttttatttttaagatttattttatgtatttgataggcagagttacagaaagagaaagggagaagtggAGAGTgggtttactctacaaatggccacaaaggccagggttgggccagaccaaagacagaaACCAGTAACTTTCAGGTCTCCAACGTgtggaagctggaccggaagtggagcagccaggatatgaactggcacccaggaTGGCCCCAAGACACAATTTTTGTAAGCCAAAGAGATGGacaagtatcttccatctgctggttcactccccaaatggctgccagggctgctccaggctgaaggcagaagccagaaactccatccggtctcccaagtgggtgtcagggatccaagagtttgggccatcttcttctgccttcccatttGCATTAAttgaattggatcagaagcagagaagccgagAATCACTACGCACTtatataggatgtcagtgtcacagacagcggcttaacccactttgccacaatatcagccccaatTGAAGAATTTCTCAGTGATCTGTTAACAGTATGCAAAAATCTTGCTGTAGAAAATGCACATTGAATACAGAAGAAAGAACATGAGTGACCATTTTGAGATAAATAACAGCAGAGTACTAAAGATGAAGCAGGTGCAATGAGCTAATATTATATTGAAtgtacagaggaagagacaggtggTTCAGACAGTTCTTATGAATAGTTACTTTAAATAGAGGGAACAGACAATAGAGACAGCCAATTGTTGAATAAGGGATTGCTTTTATTTGaacacagacagaggcagagttgAACATATACTATTTAACTGTTTAAAGGagaaagagatatagagaaagagtAATCTATACACTAAGATCTCTGAGGAGACTTCTAGGGAAGGAAATGGTATGGGAACAAAATTGGAGAGATTTGAGacaagagaaaggaaatcaatgtTTCTCCATTTCAATAGGATTATAAGGAAAATGATAATGTGTCTACAGACAAGTCTGTGAGCTTATGGGTTATAACGAATTCAAGCAGCTCCAGTCCAGCTTTCAAAAGCAGTTGGTAGCACAACACCATTATTAAAAGCATGTGTTCTAAAGGTAGATTTTCTGGCATTAAATCTCTGTTCATGCtcttaataattatataatattatgcaAGTTATTGTACATGCCATTGTCTTATTTTCCAGATGGCAATAATCATGAACTTATCCCCTGTGTTGTCTAAGGAATtggttagatagatagatagatagatagagatgtagatagatagatataattatagaatagatatagatatatagatatatataccaATGTTGAGCTTAAGAAGCTCTACACATGTTAGCCATAGCCAGAGTGTGCAGAAGGGTTGTCCTACTTCATTTAAAAGTGACTGAACAATGATGTATGTGTTCAGAGGTTTCCAAAGAGGAAAGTTTTTAGAGAACACTACAGAGTGCAAAAAAAGAGCTCATATAACATAAAAGAATTGACAAGCAGTCTTGAGGACTGCAGCTTATGAATAGGCAGTGATTGCCATCATCTTCAAGTCCCCCACCCCACTTTCTGACTGGTATAGATAGTTGGAAGAAGGTAGACTGTTGGGTTGACCCAATCAGAAGCTGCAATTGAAGAACAATGAGGTAATGGAATTGATAACTCAACAATGGACATGCTGAATTGATAGACCATCTAAGAGAGATATGCTAAGAAATTAAGGGGACActcaacagaaagagagagagagactaaaacACATGGGTAGTTGATTATGTGGTTTTCAAAGCAAGAAAAACAGGATACAGGGAGTTATATTTACCTGACACCCATAACTCTAAGACACTCTCTATACAAATAATGGTTTGGCCTTCCCAAAGGAAAGGGTGGGGCTCAAAGAACAAGAATAAAGAGAATTATGATGAGGAAGGGTGGGGCCTGAAGGCAGGGGATAGTGCCCCCACAACTACTTGGGTCTGATCAGGTGGTTGGCCCCCTTGGGGCACCCAGAAGCTCTTCAGTATGTGCCTGCGCTTCAGGGATGACGAACCTAGCCAAGTCAGCCCTGTGAGTGCACCAAGGCTCTGAACTCCAGTTCAACAACCCTGATCTGGCCTTTGCGATCAAGGCTGTGGCCACTTTGGCCTTCCACACTGTGTTTCTAACCATTGTATTTGTGGTTTGGTGCTGAGGTGGGGAAAATTCTGCATGGACTAGACAGACTGGAATTTGACTGACGGGGTGAGAAAAATCCTTGTTCAAATTGTGCCAGGGTCAGGTAGGCTTAATCCAACTGTTGACTGACCCTTTGATGATGTGTCCTAGGAGGCTGGGTGAGAATTACAGAACTGAAGGGCAGGATAAACTTTTCAGTAGTCAGATGTGTAGAAGATTGGTTCTGGctcttcagattaaaaaaaaaaaaagatagaaatgaaGGAAAGGGAAGATATTTAAAGTACAAAATAGAAATAGGGCAATAGAGTgggatcagtccagctctctgtgcatCAAAAAACCACACCACACTAATCACCCCAACCATTGTCAGGCTTTGAAAGCCAGATTTAAGATTAGATCCCTCAGCGATAGGTACCACTGAAATCATATACTCCTAGAATCTGAAGGTTTGAATTTCTGTCATACCCTTTCCCTCCAGAATTAATCTTACTACTCTGCCTGTTACTCATAATGTGGTTCATATCTTGTTCTTTGTACTCATAATAGTAACTATATCCCCACCCCAATTTTCACCTTAGATGTTCTTATTCTGATCCTGTTTTCTTGCAAATGAGATCATATCCATACATTACATAAATAGCTTCATAAGTAGCAGTAGCATCCCGTTGTAATAAATGATTCTCTTCTTTTTCACGGCATTTATATGTTTATGTGTTTTTGTATATCACATAGGAAGGACCAAGACGGCCACATCCTTCAGAAGTCACTGCAAAGCAGGTATTGcttgaaataattaaattctgGTTATTTCTACTGTGCTTtttacttcattcctttatgtgTGGTGGTCCCTAACATGATAGGACTTGCATTAGCTAGACTATTCTGTAGTATCTTTTGGGAACTCTAGAACCCTGTGATTACTATTGGAAAGTACAAACTAAATAGCTATCATTCTTAATGTAACATTTGATATGCATAAAAATATACACAGCATATGTAATTTATAAAgcataataaaatatgttttcagtTTGATAATTAAAATATCGTGAATATCCTTGAATCCATCTAAAGACTGTTTCCCTAGTTACTTCTCTGCATGTCTGCTAACAAAAACCATtgtcttgaattttatttttattcttctcatCCTTTTGATACTGTGTTACATACGTGCCTCAGTAagtatattgttttatttttgcttggtCTTGTACTTTATAAACATAGTATCACAAAATTCAGTGTATTATTTACTCTTTATTCTCAGTACTCTTCCCAATATCTGTATATAATGCTGTATATAGTTATAATTCTCTTCTTTTCACTGTTGTTCAGTAGTTTGTTGCAAAACATATCGCTGCCCATTAATCTCTCAAGTGTGTGGACATTGGATTGTTTCTATAATTTCCTATAATGAGCAGCACTACTGTGAACATTCTTTCACCAAGCACAAAAGTTTCACTCTTATTTAAGAACGAGTAGAATGGCTGGATCATGGAAAAAcaaatttttcaatttcataaaGTAGTACCTCATTGTTTCCAAAGCAGTTCTACCAACATCCTCTCTACTCTGATACTGTGTTTTGTTACCTACAAAAATGTTTAGTTTGATTTCTAAGGTCTCTGCTATTTGTAGCTGCCATATGATGGTTACACAAGAAGTTGTAGGTGCCATTCATCATTTAAAAGGAGTAAAGAATGCACttctttttgtatttcctttaaaaaaagtttgatatTTTTAATGAGCATTAGCTTTAGTAAAAGTAAACACATGTATTCTTGAGTCAGACTCTAAATATGCACACTGGTGATATGAGAACCAAGAGTAAAAGTTCTCATGTGAAAACTCTGGTGGACCAGTGTGTCCTTCTGCACTTATGAAGGGCTTTTCCTTTCCTAAGTCTGGTAGCTATGTGGACTATATGCATGGATTCATCATTTCTTTTGATACACACCAAAAATGTAATCAGCATGTTATCTTCATATGttataaaaatgtgatttcaatTTCTCCTCCCAAAAGTCTATAAATAAACGTATTCAGGACATGCAAAACatgaagaaggagaagaggaggttAAATAAACGATTCTCAAGGCCTTCTCCTGTTCCAGAACGAGGACTGCTGGTAAGTGTAGGGATTTCATTAAAATGTACAGATCTTTACATGCAATCGGCATCCTCATTTTTAATCTAGGTATTATTCACTCTAAATTTTGTTTTCCCCTTTTCCTTTGAGAAACTTGTAGTTTCAGTCTTAGAAATTAAGTTGAAACTCCTCTGATCAAATTctcattatttaaatttctttttcaattgtCTCCTGGAGTTGTAGTTTAATGAAAACAATATGAATTTCATAATTATGTTGTTATGGATTACAACCTTTGTTTTGTCATGTGTTAGCTGATTGTTGAggttattcttttaaatattttgtattatattatttgtaaaataaattataaaaaattttaaaaattatttttaaaaattttctgacaAATAGTTGTTTAGGCTAGCATTGAGCACTGACAATATCAGCAAAATCTGTATGGCAATTACAATTTATTCCAGTTTGCATATCTTTGAGAAGGATTTAAAAGTTTTAACACTTAACACATTGTATTGCATTCATGAGCCTTTTACAATATGGTGTTAATCATATTTCTTGTAGCTAGGTATAAACCAAATGCTCCTTACATTTGAAAGCCATCCATATATTTCAGTATAATTATTACTTCATTAAAAGCATGTTCTTAATTTCCAAATATCTGAAGAATTTCCAGCTatctttcttttacttatttttagtttAACCCTTTTATGCTCTGAGAGCAAACtgcaagatttttatttttaattttaagttgtGTTTTAATGACATTGTATGTTATATGTCTGATGAATGTTCCATGTGATttagagaaaaatgtatattgtgcTATTTTTGGATAAAGTAACTGAAAATGTCAATTAGGTCC from Oryctolagus cuniculus chromosome 1, mOryCun1.1, whole genome shotgun sequence includes these protein-coding regions:
- the CCDC179 gene encoding coiled-coil domain-containing protein 179; its protein translation is MCLRFRDDEPSQVSPEGPRRPHPSEVTAKQSINKRIQDMQNMKKEKRRLNKRFSRPSPVPERGLLWS